One window of the Candidatus Cloacimonadota bacterium genome contains the following:
- the rsmB gene encoding 16S rRNA (cytosine(967)-C(5))-methyltransferase RsmB: MNFREEAYNTILKVFKNSEFSDTLLQQRAKKMKTSGEDIRLFYTTVKGVIKMRQKLDYILSHYTEKKKYEATDLKIKIMLYLGLYQIIYLDTIPDHAAVNETVELAKKVLSENVADFVNAVLRAYIKEDKTVYPDDPALRIAYEHSYPPDLIRTWINLWGEESTEYMAMYFNENPALHIRVNSTATSPEKLLSYFKRRDIEIVPCSASRMMFHTHQSAEVLGEVAFSEGYFSVQDTSAALVVELLDPKEEQSVLDLFAAPGGKCTYIAERMNNTGEIVAVDKIPKKMKLLKQAADRLQLTNIIQVVSDALTYGPVAPAFDRVLVDAPCSGWGVFSRKADLRWQAHNDVVELVKLQEKALERAANFVAPEGYLVYSTCTMNPKENEEQIARFLAKNPKFRLVPADTIINAEYTENGYLKTIPFKHHMDGAFAAKMQKNK, from the coding sequence ATGAACTTTAGGGAAGAAGCATACAACACTATTCTGAAGGTGTTCAAGAATAGTGAGTTTTCGGATACTCTCCTGCAACAAAGAGCTAAAAAAATGAAAACTTCCGGTGAGGATATCCGGCTCTTTTATACCACTGTAAAGGGTGTGATCAAGATGCGGCAGAAGCTGGATTACATTCTTTCACATTATACCGAAAAGAAGAAATATGAAGCTACTGATCTCAAGATCAAGATCATGCTGTATCTGGGTTTGTATCAGATAATCTATCTGGATACCATACCGGATCATGCTGCTGTGAATGAAACAGTGGAGCTGGCCAAGAAAGTGCTGTCCGAGAACGTCGCAGACTTTGTGAACGCTGTATTGAGAGCTTATATCAAAGAAGATAAAACTGTTTATCCCGATGATCCGGCATTGCGAATAGCGTATGAACACTCTTATCCGCCGGATTTGATCCGCACCTGGATTAATTTGTGGGGGGAAGAATCCACAGAATATATGGCGATGTATTTCAATGAAAATCCGGCTTTACACATCCGGGTAAACTCCACTGCGACCAGTCCGGAGAAGTTATTGAGCTATTTCAAAAGGCGTGATATCGAAATTGTACCTTGCTCGGCAAGTAGAATGATGTTTCACACTCATCAGAGTGCAGAAGTTCTGGGCGAAGTGGCATTTTCAGAAGGATATTTCTCCGTTCAGGATACTTCAGCTGCCTTGGTGGTGGAGCTTTTGGATCCCAAAGAAGAACAATCCGTGTTGGACCTTTTTGCTGCTCCCGGTGGAAAATGCACTTACATTGCGGAAAGAATGAACAACACTGGAGAGATTGTGGCTGTGGATAAGATTCCCAAAAAGATGAAGCTTTTGAAACAAGCAGCTGACAGACTGCAGCTTACGAACATCATCCAGGTAGTAAGCGATGCACTGACCTACGGACCAGTGGCACCTGCTTTCGATAGAGTGTTGGTGGATGCTCCGTGCTCTGGTTGGGGAGTGTTTTCACGTAAAGCCGATCTGCGCTGGCAGGCTCACAACGATGTGGTGGAACTGGTGAAACTTCAAGAAAAAGCTCTGGAACGAGCAGCGAACTTCGTTGCTCCCGAAGGATATCTGGTGTATTCCACTTGCACCATGAATCCGAAAGAGAATGAAGAGCAGATTGCCAGATTCCTGGCGAAGAATCCAAAATTCCGCTTAGTCCCTGCAGATACAATAATTAATGCAGAATATACCGAAAACGGTTATTTGAAGACCATCCCTTTCAAGCATCATATGGATGGTGCTTTTGCAGCAAAAATGCAGAAGAATAAGTAG
- the ruvA gene encoding Holliday junction branch migration protein RuvA yields the protein MIHYIKGILVHKSPMQAIIDTMGIGWELLIPVSTYEMLPSTGKECSLYTALNLSQDDARLYAFYTVAERELFAQLTKVSGIGPKIAISVLSTLSISAFVKSIRSGEEGLLTRVPGIGKKSAQRMIVELKDNIHNMMDYIEDNQISSEEGSLQEAETALLALGYNSQAIQRELKMLSEEDLQMPAESLIKEIIKRLYQRAK from the coding sequence ATGATCCACTATATAAAAGGAATCCTGGTTCACAAGAGCCCGATGCAAGCTATCATCGATACCATGGGGATTGGCTGGGAGTTGTTGATCCCAGTATCTACTTACGAGATGCTGCCGTCAACGGGAAAGGAGTGTTCTTTGTACACGGCTCTCAACCTTAGTCAGGACGATGCCCGTTTATACGCTTTTTACACAGTGGCAGAGCGCGAACTATTCGCTCAATTGACCAAAGTGAGCGGAATCGGGCCCAAGATAGCAATTTCGGTGTTATCCACGCTTAGCATTTCCGCTTTCGTGAAGAGCATCAGAAGCGGAGAAGAGGGTCTCTTGACCAGAGTTCCCGGCATCGGTAAAAAGAGTGCGCAGCGTATGATTGTGGAACTGAAAGACAATATCCATAACATGATGGATTACATCGAAGATAATCAGATATCCAGCGAAGAAGGTTCGCTTCAGGAAGCGGAAACGGCTCTTTTGGCACTGGGTTACAATAGTCAGGCTATACAGAGGGAACTGAAGATGCTAAGCGAGGAAGACTTGCAAATGCCTGCGGAAAGCCTGATTAAGGAGATCATCAAGAGACTGTATCAGAGGGCAAAATGA
- the ruvC gene encoding crossover junction endodeoxyribonuclease RuvC: MIVGIDPGSRYCGYGLIQTEGIKVVAAGCQVIDVTRENSLGDRLKLLHSSIVAVLEEYKPDYAAVESMFFQKHIKSIFTLGHARGVVLLALAQQNIPIVEYSPREVKKAVVGNGNATKAQIRYMIHQLYSLKESDNRDDAYDALAIATTHFNRIKWNKK; this comes from the coding sequence ATGATAGTTGGTATTGATCCCGGTAGTCGCTACTGTGGTTACGGGCTCATTCAAACTGAGGGAATTAAAGTAGTAGCCGCGGGTTGCCAAGTAATTGACGTAACCCGCGAAAACTCTTTAGGGGACAGACTTAAGCTCTTGCACTCATCTATCGTGGCTGTCTTGGAAGAGTATAAACCGGATTATGCCGCTGTGGAATCCATGTTTTTTCAAAAGCACATCAAGAGTATCTTTACTTTGGGACATGCCAGGGGTGTTGTTTTATTGGCCTTGGCTCAGCAGAATATCCCAATCGTGGAATATAGTCCCAGAGAGGTTAAAAAAGCGGTGGTGGGAAATGGAAATGCCACCAAGGCGCAGATTCGCTATATGATACATCAGCTATATAGCTTGAAAGAGTCCGATAATCGCGATGACGCCTATGATGCTCTTGCGATAGCTACCACTCACTTTAACCGTATAAAATGGAATAAAAAGTAA